One Actinomycetota bacterium genomic window, CCGGCCGTGGCGGTCAACGTGCACCACGGGCGGGCGTTGCTCGAGGCCCATCTGGCCGGTCGGGTCCATCTCTCGATCGAGGCCGACCGGGCGTTGGGCACCGCGGGCGCGTTGGGCAACCTGCGGACGTGGCTCGCCGGGCGCCCCGCGCTCGTGCTCAACGCCGACGCCTGGCACGAAGCCGACCTCGCCCCCTTCGTGGCGGGTTGGGACGGCGAGCGCGTGCGACTGCTCGTGGTGGGAGACCGCGCCCTCGGTCCGAACACCTCGGTCGTGGCCGCGCTCCACCCCTGGTCCGACGTGGAGCGGCTCGACGCGGAGCCGTCCGGCCTCTATGCGCGCTCATGGCGCCGGCACGCGAGCGACGGACGGCTCGACGTCGCCGCGTACCACGGCCCGTTCCACGACTGCGGCACGCCCGCGCGCTACCTCGCCGCGAACCTGGCCGCATCCGGAGGTGCGTCGGTGGTGGGCGCGGCGGCGACGGTGGCAGGGGAGATCGACCGCTGCGTGGTCTGGCCGGGCGCGGCGGTGCGACGAGGCGAGCGGCTCAGCAACGCGATCAGGGCCGACGAGCGGACAACGGTGATGGTGCGCTGACCTCGCCCGCGAGCTGGCCGCACGCGGCCGCGATGTCGGTGCCGCGGTTGCGGCGCACGGTCACGTTGACGCCCAGCTCCCGCACGCGGTCGCGGAACTCGCGCACGCCGGCAGGGGGGGTGCCACGGGTCGCGAAGCCGGGCGTCGGGTTCAGGGGGATGAGGTTCACGTGGGCGCGCAGCGGCCGCGCGTACGCGGCCAGCTCGGCGGCGTCGGACGGACGGTCGTTCACGCCGTCGATGAGCGCCCACTCGAACGAGAGGCGCCGGCTCTTGGCGCGCAGATAGTCCTCGCACGCAGCGTGTAGCGCCGCGAGCGGGTAACGGCGGTTGACGGGCACCAGCCGGTCGCGCAGGCCGTCGTTGGCCGCGTGGAGCGACACGGCAAGGTTGACGGGCAGCCGCTCGCCCACGAGCCGGCGGATGCCGGGGACGATCCCGACCGTCGACAGCGTGAGGTGCCGGGCGGAGACACCCATGGCGCCGTGGAGGCGCTCGACCGCGGACCACACCGCGTCGTAGTTCGCGAGCGGCTCGCCCATCCCCATGAAGACCACGTTCGACACCCGCCGGGACGCGGAGCGACGGCGGGCCCACACGATCTGCTCGAGGATCTCCCCGGTCGTGAGCTGCCGGTCGAACCCGGCCTGCCCGGTCGCGCAGAACCCACAGGCCATCGCGCAGCCCGCCTGGGTGGAGACGCAGACGGTCGTGCGCGCCGGATAG contains:
- the rlmN gene encoding 23S rRNA (adenine(2503)-C(2))-methyltransferase RlmN gives rise to the protein MATRYDVDRDTLASQLSGEPPYRVAQVWDGLYRRNVEIEAMTDLPRTLRSRLAEALPPALSLAREQVSDGGTTVKLLLALPDGHAIETVLMHYPARTTVCVSTQAGCAMACGFCATGQAGFDRQLTTGEILEQIVWARRRSASRRVSNVVFMGMGEPLANYDAVWSAVERLHGAMGVSARHLTLSTVGIVPGIRRLVGERLPVNLAVSLHAANDGLRDRLVPVNRRYPLAALHAACEDYLRAKSRRLSFEWALIDGVNDRPSDAAELAAYARPLRAHVNLIPLNPTPGFATRGTPPAGVREFRDRVRELGVNVTVRRNRGTDIAAACGQLAGEVSAPSPLSARRP